One segment of Ricinus communis isolate WT05 ecotype wild-type chromosome 8, ASM1957865v1, whole genome shotgun sequence DNA contains the following:
- the LOC8276092 gene encoding uncharacterized protein At3g17950 isoform X1, producing MEVKHTYIEEEGWPLGLQPLNMRVGLPRNGDFSGSVSFNTLLTGSPTSSTDSSSSDLDTESTGSFFHDKSITLGSLIGGSNILELSRKSSRVRKVEVLRDKKSNKKPRTWLFSLCSRDTTDARSIVESSNINNPPSLGHFLAVERKAANGNRRNQSPTAATYGPEEFCFAHSIAEPNSLFINGHVAPPRVTPWHEEDDQTRRTGGLEHGSGNGVPLLFSCMCGQPS from the exons ATGGAAGTGAAGCACACATATATAGAG GAAGAAGGTTGGCCTCTGGGTTTGCAGCCCCTGAATATGAGAGTTGGGTTACCTAGAAATGGTGATTTTTCTGGATCAGTATCATTCAACACTTTACTCACTGGTTCTCCTACTTCCTCAACAGATTCCTCTTCATCAGATTTAGACACTGAG TCTACAGGATCTTTCTTCCATGACAAGAGCATTACACTTGGAAGCCTCATCGGTGGTTCCAACATATTAGAACTTTCCAGGAAATCATCGAGGGTAAGGAAAGTAGAAGTATTACGAGATAAGAAGAGCAACAAAAAACCCAGAACATGGCTTTTCTCTTTATGTTCAAGAGACACAACTGATGCTCGAAGTATAGTAGAGAGCAGTAATATTAATAACCCACCATCTCTCGGCCACTTTCTTGCTGTGGAGAGAAAAGCAGCTAATGGAAATAGAAGAAATCAAAGCCCTACTGCTGCTACTTATGGACCTGAGGAATTTTGCTTTGCTCACTCTATAGCAGAAcctaattcattatttattaatggGCATGTTGCTCCTCCTAGAGTGACTCCATGGCATGAGGAAGATGATCAAACAAGAAGAACTGGAGGGTTGGAACATGGCAGTGGAAATGGAGTTCCCCTCCTGTTTTCTTGCATGTGTGGACAGCCTTCTTGA
- the LOC8276093 gene encoding cyclin-dependent protein kinase inhibitor SMR3 encodes MFSQLNSFSFMGVSNSEMLLSEKDLSSMEFNFLVRPALKFEDECDIAPLQISSDPDDLPEEDEEEEVQEHQEDKCKLLISTLKIKLPSLGEFKIQEQEQEQQDLDDGCKTPTSLNHKIPTLLPCPPAPRKPKSLPSNKRKSPARRRVLLDLSNEIESLFPPALRADLGAKIKKVRQENDTKCEGTN; translated from the coding sequence ATGTTTTCCcaattgaattctttttcattCATGGGGGTATCGAATTCTGAGATGTTATTATCTGAGAAGGATCTGAGTTCTATGGAATTCAATTTCCTTGTAAGACCCGCattaaaatttgaagatgAGTGTGATATTGCACCTTTACAAATCAGTAGTGATCCCGACGACCTTCCTGAAGaagacgaagaagaagaagtgcAAGAACATCAAGAAGATAAATGCAAGTTGTTGATTTCcactttgaaaataaaattgccATCTTTAGGAGAATTCAAGAttcaagaacaagaacaagaacaacAAGATCTTGATGATGGATGCAAGACTCCTACATCTTTGAATCACAAAATTCCGACGCTTCTTCCATGTCCACCTGCACCAAGAAAACCTAAATCCCTTccatcaaataaaagaaaatcccCGGCTCGTCGAAGAGTTCTTCTTGATCTATCCAACGAGATTGAATCTTTATTCCCTCCAGCTCTCCGTGCTGATCTCGGTGCAAAGATTAAGAAAGTTAGACAAGAAAATGACACCAAATGTGAGGGTactaattaa
- the LOC8276092 gene encoding uncharacterized protein At3g17950 isoform X2 yields MSQQEEGWPLGLQPLNMRVGLPRNGDFSGSVSFNTLLTGSPTSSTDSSSSDLDTESTGSFFHDKSITLGSLIGGSNILELSRKSSRVRKVEVLRDKKSNKKPRTWLFSLCSRDTTDARSIVESSNINNPPSLGHFLAVERKAANGNRRNQSPTAATYGPEEFCFAHSIAEPNSLFINGHVAPPRVTPWHEEDDQTRRTGGLEHGSGNGVPLLFSCMCGQPS; encoded by the exons ATGTCTCAACAG GAAGAAGGTTGGCCTCTGGGTTTGCAGCCCCTGAATATGAGAGTTGGGTTACCTAGAAATGGTGATTTTTCTGGATCAGTATCATTCAACACTTTACTCACTGGTTCTCCTACTTCCTCAACAGATTCCTCTTCATCAGATTTAGACACTGAG TCTACAGGATCTTTCTTCCATGACAAGAGCATTACACTTGGAAGCCTCATCGGTGGTTCCAACATATTAGAACTTTCCAGGAAATCATCGAGGGTAAGGAAAGTAGAAGTATTACGAGATAAGAAGAGCAACAAAAAACCCAGAACATGGCTTTTCTCTTTATGTTCAAGAGACACAACTGATGCTCGAAGTATAGTAGAGAGCAGTAATATTAATAACCCACCATCTCTCGGCCACTTTCTTGCTGTGGAGAGAAAAGCAGCTAATGGAAATAGAAGAAATCAAAGCCCTACTGCTGCTACTTATGGACCTGAGGAATTTTGCTTTGCTCACTCTATAGCAGAAcctaattcattatttattaatggGCATGTTGCTCCTCCTAGAGTGACTCCATGGCATGAGGAAGATGATCAAACAAGAAGAACTGGAGGGTTGGAACATGGCAGTGGAAATGGAGTTCCCCTCCTGTTTTCTTGCATGTGTGGACAGCCTTCTTGA